A stretch of DNA from Acidimicrobiales bacterium:
GCTCGCCCTCGCGGCGGGCGCCGTCCGGGCGCGCACCACGTTCGCGGCGTCGCCCTAGCCTCGGGGTCGATGCCCGAGCTGCCCGAGCTCCAGGCCCACGCCGAGCGCCTCGACGCCGCCTTCGCCGAGGCCACCCTCGAGCGGTTCACGGCGCTGTCGATCACCGCGCTGAAGACGTTCTCGCCGCCTCCCGAGGCGGCCGCCGGCCACGCCCTCGTGTTCGTCGGGCGCCGGGGCAAGTACCTGCTGCTCGACTTCGGCGTCGCCACCTTCGTCGTCCACCTCATGCAGGGCGGCCGGCTCAAGCCCGATCCGAAGCAGGCCGCCCGCCCGAGGGGCGCGCTGGCCCGATGGCGGTTCGCCGACGGCCGGGCCCTGCTGCTCACCGAGGCCGGCACGGAGAAGCGGGCCGGCGTGTGGGTGGTCGACGGCGACCCGGAGGCCCAGGAGCCGCTCGCCGGCCTCGGCCCGGAGGCCGACCTCCTGACCGGGCCCGAGCTCCACGCCCTGTTCGCCGCCCACCCCATGCGCCTGCACGGGCTCCTGCGCGACCAGCGCATCGTCGCCGGGCTCGGGCGCCGGCTGGCCAACGAGGTGTGCCACCGCGCCCGGCTGTCGCCGTTCGCCAACACGGCCAAGCTCGACCTGGTCGACGCCGAGCGGGTGGCCGAGGCCGTCCGCGTCGCCGTCGCGGAGAGCCTCGCCTACGAGCGGGGCCGGGACGACATGAGCTCGTCGCCCGACCGGCCCGGCAACGTCCACCACCGCACCGGCGACGCCTGCCCGGTGTGCGGCGACGCCGTCCGGGCCGTGGAGTACCGCTCCTACACGGTGAACTACTGCCCGACCTGCCAGACCGGCGGCCGGGTGCTGGCCGACAACACGACCAGCAAGTTCCTGAAGTAGCGCCGGTCAGCCGAGGAGGCCGAGCTCCTCGACGGCGGCCCGCTCCTCGAACAGC
This window harbors:
- a CDS encoding DNA-formamidopyrimidine glycosylase family protein — protein: MPELPELQAHAERLDAAFAEATLERFTALSITALKTFSPPPEAAAGHALVFVGRRGKYLLLDFGVATFVVHLMQGGRLKPDPKQAARPRGALARWRFADGRALLLTEAGTEKRAGVWVVDGDPEAQEPLAGLGPEADLLTGPELHALFAAHPMRLHGLLRDQRIVAGLGRRLANEVCHRARLSPFANTAKLDLVDAERVAEAVRVAVAESLAYERGRDDMSSSPDRPGNVHHRTGDACPVCGDAVRAVEYRSYTVNYCPTCQTGGRVLADNTTSKFLK